The genomic interval aaaaaaaagttggtaCTCACTTTTGTACCAGAAAAGTGAAATGATAAGAGAgtaaaaaataacaacttttaatatttatatgagGAGAAAATTGTTAATTCATTGCTTTTGTGGAGATGTAAGTTAAATTTGAGGGGTACATGGTATAACTTCCCTTCGTATTTCCTCTCCAATTTGACACGTGTAGAAAAATGTTGCATAATGGCATTCCAAAGAATTATATTGAAGGTTAAAATGTGTTTTGGCTTCACAAGTTTTAAATTCTGCGATATTGATCttcatattttgaataaaacacTTTTTGTCAATTAACTTAATCCCTTTTACAAAAGTTATGTCTATTTAATTGTGACGTGGTCAATCTAATGTAACACATGTTGATtgtataaattttgttgattgaatattttttaattatttaaatattaataacaattcatttatcttttaactacaaaaattataatttcttaattaaaaagtgtttttgttgagtttaataaaaaagctaaataatatttatcttcAACACCAATCTCCATCCTCAACAATTAGAATCACTCACACAAACCAAATCCATAAATTATACCTTTAATCTTGAAATTCATCCAAAAAGAGAAAGGAAGGTGAGAAGGAAATTAAAGGGAGGAGGAATTGAAACTAAGAAATAAACCCACATATCCATATATTTAATCTTCATTGgcctattttttataaataggaGGAATCGATTTCATCATTATTGctgtttcaaaataataattttgttcaaagactcaaatttttgaattatgAGTTTAGTTTTGAATACAAAGATTTTGGGTGAAAAATAACGCGATGGACGAAGAAGATGAAGAACGcgacaaacaaataaaaaatatcatttcttgtgtttttttaatttatttattttaatttaagttttatatttttaaaataatattaattattttaaattcaaataggTTAAAATAATCATAGTTAGCATATTAGAATCAATAAGACATGTCGATGCAAGTGTtgactaaattaaaattaaatagattttaCTTTTGTAAAATCGACTAAAAataagagattaaaaatattatttttaaaatataaaagattaaaattgctaatttttaaaatttaaagataaaaaatatatttttaatcttttccCCTTTACCTCCCATGTTCATTTGAAAAGAAGTGACTTTTACTTACACTCTAACTAAATTCATTTTACTCTATGTTGACTCTATTTGGATTTAGAATTGCTTCCATGTATTAATTTATCTGATGCATTGAAATTGGCCGCTTAGTTAATTAGCTTTTATGTGTCATCCCATTAgaaattatcattatcatttagCCATGTCCTATACATAATTTTCgttcaatataaatataatattatcgatattaaataattatttatggttTGGGGTTCTGAACTTCCAAAACCTGATTCTCTTGTTCTTTCCGCCCCACTGTGATAGGCCAACTCACAGCATAACACTCCTCGTCTTCCTACATTGCTTTCATCTAATGCAACTCCATTCACATCTTCACTATCTCAATCTTCataattaaacatcattttaaacCCATAAAATCACACCTTATTAAGACTAATTGTGTTTATCAATTGTAACAAAAACTAAACACCCACCTCGTTTTCTCCtttgttcttcttcttgttgttacaatataaataaataaaaagcaaCGTTACGTAGTACATTGCTTTGATCTGAATTGAATTATTCAGATCAACGATGAACGCCTACATTGCCGGTCTCGTCGTTCCCCTCGTCATTCTCCTCTTCCGGAATTCCAACAACCGCAAGCGCCGTGGCTTACCGGCTGATGTCGGCGGCGATCCCGGTTTTGCGGTCCGCAACCAACGTGTCACTTCGCCGATTACTTCGGCGTGGGAAGGCATTACGACTCTCGCGGAGCTGTTTGAGCGTGCATGCAGAGAACACCATGACAGATTGTTGCTCGGAACGCGTGAATTGATCTCTAGAGAGATGGAAGCTTCCTCCGATGGAAGAAGCTTCGAGAAGCTTCATCTTGGAGAGTATCAATGGGTTACCTATGGGACTGTTTTTGAATCTGTTTCTAGTTTTGCTTCTGGTTTGGCTAATATTGGTCATGTTAGGGAAGAACGTATTGCCATTTTCGCTGAAACTAGAGAAGAATGGTTTATTGCATTGCAGGTGTCTGTCTTTATGCTTCAAACAAAACTTGTTTCTGTTTCTCgtttagttttgaattttgaacttAGATGgaagtgaatgattttatttacttttttttttgttcttcagGCTTGCTTCAGGAGAAATGTGACTGTTGTGACAATATATGCTTCGTTGGGAGAGGAAGCTTTGTGTCACTCATTGAATGAGGTTTGCTATCTGTTTATGTCCATGTAGCACCGACATTTGAGATCCAAGTTGTGTTTGGTGTCTGAAACTAAACTAACACCGTCACGTCTACATTCAGTCACTTATATTTTCGTAAATTATAACTAGTGTCAATGTCGTGCCGATGTCTTTTATCAGTGTTTCATATGTTCATGTCACTCATCCCAAACAGAGAGCTGTTGTGTGAACAACTTTAACACAAAAGGGAGAAGAAACTAGAAATTGAAAACCTTGAAtgtgaatataaaatatacacatCCTACTGGTATGATGaaaagaagaggaagaaaatgaaatttagATTCTAAGgttgtacatttttttttcatgtattttgaaaataaatgcTACTGGCACCTCTTATGATGGCATAATATGAATGACTAGCACAAATCTCTTGAGTGTAGAATTAATACTGTACTGAGTATGCAAATTTTATGGGGAAAAAACAGCAGCGatatttttataactttaaataGCAATGCATCttcaaaaaaatcttaaatagcAATGGAATATATGGGTGCCAGTGTTGTCAATGGTGAAATATGAGGGAAGGCTTAAAATCTGCCATATAAACATGTCATTGCGGCCAATGGCGCCGCAATGGCAAGCATTCCTTCACAAATTGTCTATGGCGGTTGTCCAAGAATCTGCCACGCCATTCTTCCTCTGTGGCGCCATGGACGCCATTTAACAACACTGCAGTAATTTGTAAGCTCATATGAACTTAATCAGGTCAGGATGTGAAAGGAAGGATAGGTGGAATGGGGTAGGAAGCCATCAGAGGGGAGCGCAAGTGCTCGATtctcaaattctcaatattttattatccattcattgaaaacaaaaagataCAATAATTTGGGGGTTGACTTATGGGTATGCAAAGGCATTATTTCTTTCCCATTTTCTCTGCAACAAGTTCTTGATTTTAGTCATAATCGCATTTCATTTCtcttcatttttataataatttatttgtatgcAGAGCATCACTTAACTGCTCAAATGCAATTTCTGgtatttaaagtttttttggctggcaaaaaaatcaatttagtatcATATGGTTTTTAATTTATGCTAGCAGTATTGAGATTTACTTTCCAATTTGTGTTTATGGTTTGAAACAGTATAATTGTGTCAGCGCTCTTCtttaccatttttttaattcCCATGCTCTTgttattcattaattttttggCTGCCTCCTCACTTGTGAAATCTGTGCCAGACGGAGGCTGCAACTGTGATTTGTGGGCGCAAAGAATTGAAATCACTTACAAATATTGCCGGACAACTTGACTCCGTGAAACGTGTGATATGTATTGACAATGATATCCCGTCTGATGCCTCATCTTCTCAGCATGGGTGGACAATCACTTCCTTCTCTGATGTTGAGAAGCTTGGTAGAGAAAATCCTGTTGAGGCTGATTTACCCCTTTCAGCTGATGTTGCAGTTATAATGTACACCAGTGGCAGTACAGGCCTGCCTAAGGTTAGAAGCATCTTTGGGATATGCAGTTTTTCCAGTGGCAACTTTTCTATCCTTTCACTGGATTGAATTTTCCTAAACAGCAGTCTAAATGGGGCTGTGatattttttcttccttttcctGATcccattttctttatttattttttcattgtaCTGTAATTTGAATCTCTTTCTTTCACACAGGGTGTGATGTTGACACATGGCAATATCTTAGCAACTGTCTCTGCTGTAATGACAATTGTTCCTAACCTTGGGACAAAGGATGTATATCTAGCATACTTACCAATGGCTCATATCCTGGAGTTAGTTGCTGAGGTATGGGTATCCGGtaatacaaataatttgaataaatatttcaGCTTAAAAAGCGCTTCGTATGCATTTTATTTTCCTATCTGGCATGTTTTGACAAACTCAACTACTTGTTTTAGAATTTGATTGCATCTGTTGGAGGCTGCATAGGATATGGAACTCCTTTGACTCTAACCGATTCATCAAACAAGGTAAAAAGGGGGACAAAGGGGGACTCCACTGCATTGATGCCAACTGTGATGGCAGCTGTACCAGCAATTCTTGATCGTGTACGGGAGGGAGTTTTCAAGAAGGTATCTTATTTTTGACACATTTGAGAAAAGAATGCACGtacatattattcattttagtgTGTGACTGTGAGTGAGCTTGCTGAATGAACCTTCTGATGGTCGTACAGGTAAATGCAAAGGGAGGATTATCAAAGAAGTTGTTTGGTATAGCCTATGCACGAAGATTGCAGGCAATTAATGGAAGCTGGTTTGGTGCTTGGGGCTTGGAAAAAGCTCTATGGAATTTTCTTGTGTTCAAAAAGGTCCAAGCAGTTTTGGGTGGTCGTATTCGTTTTATTCTATGTGGTGGTGCACCCCTTTCTGGTGACTCACAAAGATTTATCAATATTTGTCTTGGGTAAGTACTATaaatccttttttttataaaaaaaaagactaaaatatgtttttggtcacTTATCTTTTAcgtaatattcattttgatcctttatgttttataaagattcattttagtcctttacgATTTGCATGTTATACAAATGAGTTTGTTTGGCGAAGGCAGGACAAGCATAAGAGTGACATGAGAAATTAATAACATTTGTTCTTTTGATGGTGAATAGGTGGTAATATAAGTTGGCAGATTCCTAGGGAATTAAATTTCTTACAATTTCATAATAGCAGTCTAGTGTAATTCAAGACAGAAGAACTTGCGTCATTCAATTACAAACTTGTGAATAATATGCTTCAAGAGTTCAATTGACCTTGACAATTGATATTAACAATAAATCTCACTTAGGGGATATAAGGTTGGCTTGGTGGTTGAAGTGGAAGAGTTAAGGAGTGGAGTGATAAGGAGGCTGAGGGCTCTATCCCCACCCACAACACAACATCTATCAATTTACTAATATTTACCtttcaaaaaaagaaacaataaatCTTAATTTCTATGGGTTTGCTTACTTCTCTTGGAAAATTCAACTCTGATACCTGTTGCCGGTAGATTGGTCTTCTGAATAACATAATACTAGATTTACTCTGGAATGGTATTTGCTAAAGGAAATATTAATAGGCTACAGCCTTCTAGTTTTACTGATGtacttatttttctattttactttCAGATgccatgtattttttttttctttcacattAATATCTGGTTGTAATTTTCAGTGCTCCAATAGGTCAAGGATATGGTCTCACAGAAACGTGTGCTGGTGGGACATTCTCTGATTTTGACGATCCATCTGTTGGCCGTGTTGGACCACCTCTTCCTTGCACATATATTAAGGTAGTGATTGATCTATTTCACCTTCATAGATTTTAAATTCAAGGATTATTTTTCAAACACATGCTacttattttatcaatttttttcttttatttatattttgcgGTTTAATGGAATTACCGTACTTAAATAGATATGAAGCAATTACTCCATGCAGTTTATAACATCTCATTTATAGGCACCATTTATATGTAATTCCCCACTAAACATTCCACAAACTTACACCTGATTAATTACAAAAATGCATTGCTCTCTTTTTATTTAGGCTTTTGGAGTAGCTGCTAGTATCATTAATAGTTTTGTAGTCCCGAtctccaaatttatttattgtaatttggTTTTGTGCATAAACATTGTGCCTTTTCTTCTTGATCCTTCAGAATTATGCCTGGTACGAGATAATTGTCGCTGTCTTGTTTCCTTATATAATAGAGCAATATAATAAAAACCTAAGATCAAGTCATAAACTCTACTGTGCCTATCTTATAATGGTGATTTACTTTCCATATCTGCATTTGGAAAAAAGATTTCTTATGCAAGGATTTGACACTCTTTTCTCAGTTAATCGACTGGCCCGAAGGTGGATATTCAACTACTGACACACCAATGCCTCGTGGTGAAATTGTAATTGGTGGTCCAAATGTCACTCTTGGGTACTTCAAAAATGAAGAAAAGACAAGAGAATCTTACAAGGTATAGCTACATCTGTTTTTGTATTCTTTTTCTTGTGTAGCAGAAGGCAATGTGCAATAAGATAGTTCTTTCAATGATTTGATAGTTCTTGTTAGATGTAAATTCATTCACGAATCTTCACCTAATAACTTAAGCTTTTAGGAGAGTTGGTCCTTGACGTGGTATCAAAGCCTCTTTAACCAAATAGTCAGGGGAGTTTGCTCCCGCACCCCCtccattctttgaaacaaaagtcAAATTTTAACACAACATTAGATGGGATTGTGCATTATCCATGCTGGGGAGGGTTGTTATATATAAACCATTCATGAACCTTATTGTAACATGTTTATCTTTTAGAGCAGTTGGACTTTTACAGTTCTTGATGTAGATTggattgtttattttatttaggcTTTTAATTTGGTAATTATGGTTTTTTATTTGGGGTTATTTATTTTGctattttgagattttattctattttggaTTATCTTATTCCAACTTTTAACAGAAATAGCTATTAGGGTGTTTGTTTTTTTACGTCGATATATAGGCCTTTAGTGTGAATGTTTGAGGTGCTTATgaattaataattatgattacTAAATGATATTGAGCTTTCTTCATTAAGAGAGTATCGAATATTTGAATTGGAGGAGTACTTCACCCTAGATGAGTATTCTAGGTTTATCAGTGCCTTGTTGAGAGAAGTACCATTAGACTTTATATCCAGGGTGCATTTGGTTATACAACTTGAGTGCTTGTGTACAAGCATTTCTATAACCAAAGAAGGAATATGGTTAAGTTGTTTCATATAAGCTGTAATGTAAGGTATTTTTGAAACTATCCTAGAGAGCTTATTGAAATAAGCTATTTTCATAAACACTCCCATCCCAAACACTTAAACAAGGGTTATGTCATAAGATaagtccaaataaaattgtaaataagaTCTTCTGAAAGCACCCcaaatttgatataaaaatttattttgattcacTTACACGTCCCATCCCTTTTTTCGGCTTTCAAAATTTAATCTCACTACTGTGCACTATTCACCACATTAATTTTTATACCTGCTA from Cicer arietinum cultivar CDC Frontier isolate Library 1 chromosome 5, Cicar.CDCFrontier_v2.0, whole genome shotgun sequence carries:
- the LOC101506008 gene encoding long chain acyl-CoA synthetase 9, chloroplastic-like — its product is MNAYIAGLVVPLVILLFRNSNNRKRRGLPADVGGDPGFAVRNQRVTSPITSAWEGITTLAELFERACREHHDRLLLGTRELISREMEASSDGRSFEKLHLGEYQWVTYGTVFESVSSFASGLANIGHVREERIAIFAETREEWFIALQACFRRNVTVVTIYASLGEEALCHSLNETEAATVICGRKELKSLTNIAGQLDSVKRVICIDNDIPSDASSSQHGWTITSFSDVEKLGRENPVEADLPLSADVAVIMYTSGSTGLPKGVMLTHGNILATVSAVMTIVPNLGTKDVYLAYLPMAHILELVAENLIASVGGCIGYGTPLTLTDSSNKVKRGTKGDSTALMPTVMAAVPAILDRVREGVFKKVNAKGGLSKKLFGIAYARRLQAINGSWFGAWGLEKALWNFLVFKKVQAVLGGRIRFILCGGAPLSGDSQRFINICLGAPIGQGYGLTETCAGGTFSDFDDPSVGRVGPPLPCTYIKLIDWPEGGYSTTDTPMPRGEIVIGGPNVTLGYFKNEEKTRESYKVDERGVRWFCTGDIGRFHADGCLEIIDRKKDIVKLQHGEYVSLGKVEAALLGSPFVDNIMLHADPFQTYCVALVVVSHPALDEWASKQGIAYSDLSELCRKEETLKEVHASLVKEAKKARLEKFEIPAKIKLLSDPWTPESGLVTAALKIKREIIRKTFQEDLLKLYAS